A part of Methanohalobium evestigatum Z-7303 genomic DNA contains:
- a CDS encoding PAS domain S-box protein, with product MVETIIEIYYLFPSSSLSAFDVFAHLLILPLFLLFGLVIANIMGEYKRLNNVIRSINNVNQLIVRESNLNKLIEETCNNLTQTNAFDSAWIIIFDEDNNVNASSESGVGAVFYDFLEKYESNDTIKCIQEVFNQDGILVIENTEYTCMACPLSSEEPGKNSLVSKLNYGNKNYGLMAVSGPSNIISEREKDLFQEVANDISYSLYNIEMKKELKKREEDLKESENKFRSYVDYAPFWIFVIDRHGNYVDVNPTASSMTEYTMNELLSMNIVDLHPSDAYEQVNLVFNELVDTGSISTELPFITKNGDRRIWIVEAVKLNEDRFLGFTTDITERKIEEDKVKESEQRFRTLIEHAADAIIVHDFDGNILYVNELACESLGYIKDKLLSMNVTDFDPYVDVDVFRDKYWNKTSPDTSYLVETYHKRSDGTIYPVEVRLTRIDLGGKPAILGFVRDITMQKQTEDNLVYAKMEAYAANQAKSDMIANVSHELRTPLTTIIGFSDVLLKGKAGDLNDSQEKYLSKIHDRGQQLHNIINEMLDLSKIDSGELDVSCEYIAVHELFENLKSNVYPIASKKGLTIETKINQRVDYIYADELKLKHILYNLLYNSVKFTDDGSITIKLDLDENNNYKFSVVDSGIGIPNEKLNQIFEPFKQLDTGTSRKYSGTGLGLTLVKRLVELHGGNIWVESEVGTGSKFTFTIPSDENDIKIRKTKHLTT from the coding sequence TTGGTAGAAACCATCATTGAAATCTATTATTTATTCCCCTCATCATCTTTATCAGCATTTGATGTTTTTGCACATTTACTAATCTTACCTCTTTTCTTATTATTTGGTCTGGTTATTGCAAACATTATGGGCGAATACAAGAGGTTAAACAATGTAATACGCTCTATCAATAATGTTAACCAGCTTATAGTTAGGGAAAGTAACCTTAATAAGTTAATAGAAGAAACCTGTAATAACCTGACCCAGACCAATGCTTTTGATAGTGCATGGATAATTATCTTTGATGAAGATAATAATGTAAATGCATCATCAGAATCTGGTGTAGGTGCTGTATTCTACGATTTTTTAGAAAAATACGAAAGTAATGATACCATAAAATGTATTCAGGAAGTTTTTAATCAAGACGGTATACTGGTGATTGAAAATACAGAATATACATGTATGGCTTGTCCACTTAGTTCAGAAGAACCGGGTAAAAATTCTCTAGTATCGAAACTGAATTATGGAAATAAAAACTACGGTTTGATGGCTGTATCCGGTCCTAGCAATATAATTTCAGAACGTGAAAAGGATTTATTTCAGGAAGTAGCCAATGATATCTCCTATTCCCTGTATAATATTGAAATGAAAAAAGAACTGAAGAAAAGAGAGGAGGACTTAAAAGAAAGTGAAAATAAATTCCGCAGTTATGTGGATTACGCCCCTTTTTGGATATTTGTTATCGATAGACATGGAAACTACGTAGACGTAAATCCTACCGCTTCTTCTATGACAGAGTATACTATGAATGAATTACTTTCGATGAACATTGTCGATCTACATCCATCTGATGCATATGAACAGGTAAATCTGGTTTTTAATGAACTGGTAGATACAGGCAGTATTTCAACAGAACTACCTTTTATAACAAAAAACGGAGATAGAAGGATTTGGATTGTAGAGGCTGTTAAACTCAATGAAGACAGATTTCTTGGGTTTACAACAGATATAACTGAACGTAAAATAGAAGAGGATAAGGTTAAAGAAAGTGAACAAAGATTTCGAACCCTTATCGAACATGCTGCAGATGCTATCATTGTCCATGATTTTGATGGGAATATCTTATATGTAAACGAACTTGCTTGTGAAAGCCTTGGTTATATAAAGGATAAGCTATTATCAATGAATGTTACTGATTTTGACCCTTATGTAGATGTAGATGTTTTCAGGGATAAATACTGGAATAAAACATCACCTGATACCTCTTACCTTGTAGAGACATATCATAAAAGAAGTGATGGTACAATATATCCAGTTGAAGTTAGATTAACTCGTATCGATCTGGGAGGAAAACCTGCAATTCTCGGTTTCGTACGTGATATCACAATGCAAAAACAAACTGAAGATAATCTGGTTTATGCAAAAATGGAAGCTTATGCCGCTAACCAAGCAAAAAGTGATATGATTGCCAATGTAAGTCACGAATTGCGAACTCCATTAACTACTATCATAGGTTTTTCTGACGTTTTGTTAAAAGGTAAAGCAGGAGATTTAAATGATAGCCAGGAAAAATATCTGAGTAAAATCCATGATAGAGGACAGCAATTGCACAATATCATCAATGAAATGTTAGATTTATCTAAAATTGATTCTGGTGAACTTGATGTCTCGTGTGAATACATAGCAGTACATGAGCTATTTGAAAACTTAAAATCTAATGTTTACCCAATTGCCTCTAAGAAAGGGTTAACGATAGAAACAAAAATTAACCAAAGAGTAGACTATATCTATGCAGATGAACTTAAACTCAAACACATACTTTACAATCTTTTATACAATTCTGTAAAATTCACTGATGATGGATCCATCACCATTAAGCTGGATCTGGATGAGAATAATAACTACAAATTTTCAGTTGTAGATTCGGGTATTGGAATCCCTAATGAAAAGTTGAACCAGATTTTTGAGCCATTTAAACAGCTGGATACCGGTACAAGCCGCAAATATTCAGGTACAGGTCTCGGTCTTACACTCGTTAAAAGGTTGGTGGAACTACATGGTGGAAATATTTGGGTAGAAAGCGAAGTCGGTACTGGTAGCAAATTCACGTTTACGATTCCATCAGATGAAAATGATATTAAAATCAGAAAAACAAAACATTTAACCACATAA
- a CDS encoding PAS domain-containing sensor histidine kinase: MEKDDEKSKNQLLQEIKELRNQNSDLQKRLTEFHSNDNQVSTLISDDIIDFIPDILGIQDTNHNIIKYNKAGYSFFNLKPEEVAGKKCYEIIGRNKPCKICATSKVYKSKKPEHVVKYIEEMDIWFDVRAYPIFDNNGNLTNVMEHLRDITQEKKLENKIKDQRNNLEKIVYERTKQLEIERDKAQKYLDISGAIIIVLDNNQRIELINNKGCEVLGYDKTELIGKNMYENFVPREYMDKVNNISNNLIQGHEDNNNFINPIIGKNGEERIISWYNSVLKDDNGSIIGTLSSGIDVTELINLKNSLQESKNQYKQLFEESPVGLLKCKSNGKIVDVNKRILEILNSPSKEETLKFNLLESPHIKNSGFDEELRKAFSNNRIVKNERKYISFWGRKRWIYYKIVPLGDEEGNVNESIIALDDITQRKETETQLLKYYDDLQKANRELKSLSEMKNRFISNVSHELRTPITNIKGYSNLLNNKKLGELNDKQSKAVSVISQSCERLRWLIDTLIHINILESDNGIQHTQKISLSSLLNNVVSENSVYFFDKGLNLTTNIDSNLPLVDANPEYLEQVFVHILDNACKFTPSGGKVDVHAFDDGNLHIIVSDNGIGIDEESANNIFDLFYQKDDSSKRRYSGTGAGMYFCKKIIEKHHGNIWVESKIKEGTDVHIILPKIS, from the coding sequence ATGGAAAAAGACGATGAAAAAAGCAAAAATCAGTTGCTTCAGGAAATAAAAGAATTACGTAATCAAAATTCAGATTTACAAAAACGTTTGACTGAATTTCATTCCAATGATAATCAAGTTTCAACTTTGATATCAGATGACATAATTGATTTTATACCCGACATATTAGGTATTCAGGATACTAATCATAATATAATCAAATATAACAAAGCTGGTTACAGTTTTTTCAATCTAAAACCCGAAGAAGTTGCTGGTAAAAAGTGCTATGAAATAATTGGTAGAAACAAACCATGCAAAATTTGTGCCACTTCCAAAGTCTATAAATCCAAAAAACCTGAACATGTTGTAAAATATATCGAGGAAATGGATATATGGTTCGATGTCAGAGCATACCCTATTTTTGATAACAATGGAAACCTTACAAATGTAATGGAACATTTACGGGATATTACCCAAGAAAAAAAACTTGAAAATAAAATCAAAGACCAGAGAAATAATCTGGAAAAAATCGTTTATGAGCGTACAAAACAACTTGAAATTGAGAGAGATAAAGCACAAAAATATCTGGATATATCGGGTGCTATAATCATTGTTTTGGATAATAACCAAAGGATTGAACTCATAAATAACAAGGGTTGTGAAGTTCTTGGGTACGATAAAACTGAATTAATCGGGAAAAATATGTATGAAAACTTTGTACCCAGGGAATATATGGATAAGGTTAATAATATTTCTAACAATTTGATACAGGGTCATGAAGATAATAATAATTTTATTAACCCGATAATTGGGAAAAATGGTGAAGAACGAATAATATCGTGGTATAATTCGGTTCTAAAAGATGATAATGGTTCAATTATAGGAACTCTAAGTTCTGGAATAGATGTCACTGAATTAATAAACTTAAAAAATAGCCTTCAAGAAAGCAAAAATCAATATAAACAGTTGTTTGAAGAAAGTCCGGTAGGTTTACTGAAATGTAAATCCAATGGAAAAATTGTTGATGTTAATAAACGTATATTAGAGATATTAAATTCACCTTCTAAAGAGGAAACATTAAAATTTAACCTCTTAGAGTCACCTCATATTAAAAATTCAGGCTTTGATGAAGAACTTAGAAAAGCTTTTAGCAATAATAGGATTGTAAAAAATGAACGTAAATACATATCATTTTGGGGAAGAAAAAGATGGATTTATTATAAAATAGTACCATTAGGTGATGAAGAAGGAAACGTGAATGAATCTATTATAGCCCTTGATGACATCACACAGAGAAAAGAAACAGAAACACAACTCCTTAAATATTACGATGATCTACAAAAAGCAAATAGAGAATTAAAATCCTTAAGTGAGATGAAAAACAGGTTCATATCCAATGTAAGTCATGAGTTAAGAACTCCTATTACAAACATTAAGGGATACAGTAATTTATTGAATAATAAAAAATTGGGCGAACTCAATGATAAACAATCCAAAGCAGTATCTGTTATTTCTCAAAGCTGTGAAAGGTTAAGATGGCTTATTGATACACTTATACATATTAATATATTGGAATCGGACAATGGTATTCAGCATACACAGAAAATATCATTGAGTAGTCTATTAAATAATGTTGTATCTGAAAATAGCGTATATTTTTTTGATAAAGGACTTAATTTAACTACAAATATCGATTCAAACCTACCTTTGGTGGATGCAAATCCGGAATACCTTGAGCAGGTTTTTGTACATATTCTGGACAATGCTTGCAAATTCACTCCTTCTGGTGGAAAAGTAGATGTGCATGCTTTTGATGATGGTAATCTTCATATTATTGTAAGTGATAATGGAATAGGTATTGATGAAGAATCAGCAAATAATATATTCGACCTCTTTTACCAAAAGGACGATTCATCTAAAAGACGATATAGCGGAACCGGTGCAGGGATGTATTTTTGCAAGAAAATTATAGAAAAACATCATGGGAATATATGGGTTGAAAGTAAAATTAAGGAAGGTACAGATGTACATATCATATTACCAAAAATAAGTTAA
- a CDS encoding PAS domain S-box protein, translating into MNNKVQYLLLDQTETQLWYLVDEYNYGGANKAHADFLGINKKDLENANLYDFLSKEEAESCVKGNKQVFKTKENTYTEEWVQNGKGEKKLLSITKSPIIDSCGNVEFVTCSAEDITEKREYETRLKENEELFREITENMQDMVALTDKYGYFVYAGPSHELVIGYKPENLTGKNVLDFVHPDDYEWMVEEYQQFLQTLNPKKVEYRYLHSDGYYIWLETIGNVIHDDYGNVKRVVFSSRDITEHKELENELINTYSIINSSPAVAFLWANEDGWPVKYVSENVIDTFGYSAGDFTANKLSYADVINPDDLGRVVSEVYYYSNDPDCVKFQHKPYRIITKNENIRWVDDRTYILRDDDGNVTNYQGIILDITENKVINDKLKENEKMLDDVFESIQDGISVIDSDFNIVRVNSKMNEWYEENVPLEGKKCYHAYQYYESPCEKCPTDSAFRTGKTQMDIVTGLPGSKPKWFEIYSYPVINGDNGEISSVVEFVRDISDRVDAEQKLEKSRNMLQDIIQNIPVGICITDKNGYFDSVNPAYCSIYGYNSDELVGKHFTVVVPEEYKKELSSLHDRFIKGIDELSGEWPVIDKDSNPKTILATATKVQDFDDEPKKVTFVIDITGRKQTENKLQDYTNELERLNEIREIFTDILRHDLLNPVGIVKGYANLLYKKETDENKLKILDKMIINNERAIELIENAGNLARIDCMENIEFNRFDIGEIIEEVIDNMRFSMYEKNIDIKFVNNGPYYANLNPIIEQAFTNLINNSIKYNPENSGIKVEIFDDIDYWKVQIKDEGPGISEQDKKYIFDRFKRGEGKKVSGKGIGLAIVQKIVDIHEGSVGVEDNPDGKGSMFWVKLKKSYT; encoded by the coding sequence ATGAATAATAAGGTTCAATATTTGCTTCTGGATCAAACCGAAACCCAGCTCTGGTACCTTGTCGATGAATATAATTATGGAGGAGCAAATAAAGCGCATGCTGATTTTCTGGGTATTAATAAAAAAGATTTAGAAAACGCAAACCTTTACGATTTCTTGAGTAAAGAAGAAGCTGAATCATGTGTTAAAGGTAACAAACAAGTCTTTAAAACTAAAGAAAATACCTATACAGAAGAGTGGGTTCAAAATGGCAAGGGTGAAAAAAAGTTATTATCCATCACCAAGTCTCCAATAATCGATTCTTGTGGAAATGTTGAATTTGTAACATGTTCTGCAGAAGACATTACTGAAAAAAGGGAATATGAAACAAGGTTAAAAGAAAATGAAGAGCTCTTTCGTGAAATAACAGAAAACATGCAGGACATGGTTGCCCTTACCGACAAATATGGATATTTTGTATACGCTGGACCTTCACATGAATTAGTAATTGGTTATAAACCTGAAAACTTAACTGGGAAAAATGTTCTCGATTTTGTACACCCAGATGACTATGAGTGGATGGTAGAAGAGTATCAACAGTTCCTCCAAACATTAAATCCTAAAAAAGTAGAATATAGATATCTACATTCTGATGGATATTACATCTGGCTTGAAACAATTGGTAACGTTATACACGATGATTACGGGAATGTTAAACGGGTAGTATTTAGTAGCCGAGACATAACAGAACACAAAGAACTTGAAAACGAACTAATAAATACATATTCCATTATCAATAGCAGCCCAGCAGTTGCGTTTTTATGGGCAAATGAAGATGGTTGGCCCGTGAAATATGTTTCCGAGAACGTTATAGACACATTTGGCTATTCTGCTGGTGATTTTACAGCAAACAAGTTGAGTTATGCTGATGTTATTAATCCAGATGACTTGGGTCGTGTTGTCTCCGAAGTATATTATTATAGTAATGACCCTGATTGTGTAAAATTCCAACACAAACCATATAGAATAATAACTAAAAACGAGAATATAAGATGGGTTGATGACAGAACCTATATTCTAAGAGATGATGATGGGAATGTAACAAATTATCAGGGCATTATACTGGATATTACTGAAAATAAAGTGATAAATGATAAATTAAAAGAAAACGAAAAAATGTTGGATGATGTTTTTGAAAGTATCCAAGACGGAATCAGTGTCATAGATTCAGATTTTAATATAGTCCGTGTTAATAGCAAAATGAATGAATGGTATGAAGAAAATGTGCCTCTTGAAGGTAAAAAATGTTATCATGCATACCAATATTATGAATCACCTTGTGAAAAGTGCCCTACTGATTCTGCTTTCAGAACCGGTAAAACACAGATGGATATAGTAACAGGTTTACCAGGTTCAAAACCTAAATGGTTTGAGATTTATAGTTATCCAGTAATTAATGGAGATAATGGTGAAATATCATCTGTAGTAGAATTTGTTCGAGATATTTCTGACAGGGTGGATGCAGAACAAAAATTGGAAAAAAGCAGGAATATGTTACAAGATATCATCCAAAACATACCTGTTGGTATTTGCATAACTGATAAAAACGGTTACTTTGATAGTGTCAACCCTGCATATTGCAGTATATATGGATATAATAGTGATGAACTGGTCGGAAAACATTTTACTGTGGTGGTTCCTGAAGAATACAAAAAAGAATTGAGCAGTCTGCATGACCGCTTCATCAAAGGAATTGATGAATTATCAGGCGAATGGCCAGTTATAGATAAAGATAGCAACCCAAAAACCATACTCGCTACTGCAACTAAAGTTCAGGATTTTGATGATGAACCAAAGAAGGTGACGTTTGTTATTGATATAACAGGTCGCAAGCAAACTGAAAATAAGTTGCAGGATTATACAAACGAACTCGAAAGGTTAAATGAAATAAGGGAAATATTTACAGATATACTTAGACACGATTTGCTCAATCCGGTAGGTATTGTTAAAGGATATGCTAACCTATTATACAAAAAAGAAACTGATGAAAATAAACTTAAAATCCTTGACAAGATGATAATCAACAATGAAAGAGCTATAGAATTAATAGAAAACGCCGGTAATCTTGCTAGAATTGACTGCATGGAAAATATCGAATTTAATCGATTCGACATCGGTGAAATTATTGAAGAAGTTATAGATAATATGCGATTTTCGATGTACGAAAAAAACATCGATATAAAATTTGTCAACAATGGACCCTATTATGCTAATCTAAACCCCATAATCGAGCAGGCTTTTACAAACCTTATCAACAACTCTATAAAATATAATCCAGAAAACAGTGGAATTAAAGTAGAAATCTTTGATGATATAGATTATTGGAAGGTTCAAATTAAAGACGAAGGTCCTGGTATATCAGAGCAAGATAAAAAATATATCTTTGACAGGTTCAAACGGGGCGAGGGTAAAAAAGTTTCAGGCAAGGGTATTGGACTTGCTATTGTTCAAAAGATAGTGGATATCCATGAAGGTAGTGTAGGTGTTGAAGATAATCCAGATGGTAAAGGGTCGATGTTTTGGGTAAAGCTAAAAAAATCATATACGTAA
- a CDS encoding DUF4870 domain-containing protein — protein MSENETSTGLSENIAGVLAYVLGFISGIIFLFIEKENESVRFHAAQSIVVFGALFILNIVISAIAGILAFGFLSFISMILSFIATLIGLITIILWIYLMFMAYKGNQTRLPAVAEIADKLL, from the coding sequence ATGAGTGAAAACGAAACTAGTACAGGTTTAAGTGAAAATATTGCCGGTGTATTGGCCTATGTATTAGGCTTTATATCGGGCATTATTTTTCTATTTATAGAGAAGGAAAATGAATCCGTTAGGTTCCATGCAGCCCAATCAATTGTAGTATTTGGTGCACTTTTCATACTAAACATAGTTATAAGTGCGATTGCTGGTATCTTGGCATTTGGATTCTTAAGTTTTATTTCAATGATATTGTCGTTTATAGCCACATTGATAGGTCTTATAACTATTATATTGTGGATTTACCTTATGTTTATGGCTTATAAAGGAAACCAGACTAGATTACCTGCAGTTGCGGAAATTGCAGATAAGTTATTATAA
- a CDS encoding methanogen output domain 1-containing protein: MERDNSESKILIVDDEPELVELLADYLDGYNTIAAYNGQEAINIIESDNIDVILLDVMMPDINGFEVCTHIKNDDSLNYIPVLMITALSDHDNKIHGLDSGADDFLTKPVDGEELNARVRSALRIKKLHDELMKNLNELYTQHQIRNILTGIIPTLLQQLPKEKKKILIHQMVKEIESLFNEIYVSNNKYKDTLELDSENINPDNVKKTCTEVMNYLGADFIAKEPDSKDNVLFALENTICPWGASQAKMNPILCNLTKKIFYNVASKAYSNVSINTVKTIGNGNCSCYFEILKNC; encoded by the coding sequence ATGGAGAGGGATAATTCAGAATCTAAAATACTAATAGTAGACGATGAACCTGAACTTGTAGAATTATTGGCAGATTATTTGGATGGATATAACACCATAGCTGCTTACAATGGGCAAGAAGCGATTAATATAATTGAATCTGATAATATAGATGTTATCCTTCTTGATGTTATGATGCCCGATATTAACGGATTTGAGGTTTGTACACACATAAAAAATGATGATTCCCTGAATTACATACCTGTTTTAATGATAACTGCCTTATCAGACCATGATAATAAAATCCATGGCCTCGATTCTGGTGCAGATGATTTTCTTACAAAACCTGTTGATGGTGAAGAACTGAATGCAAGGGTTAGGTCTGCACTCAGAATTAAAAAATTACATGATGAATTAATGAAAAACCTTAACGAATTGTATACACAACACCAAATAAGGAATATATTGACAGGTATTATACCGACCTTACTACAACAGCTCCCCAAAGAAAAAAAGAAAATCTTAATCCATCAAATGGTTAAAGAAATAGAATCACTATTTAATGAGATTTACGTATCAAATAATAAATACAAGGATACCCTTGAACTGGACAGTGAAAATATAAATCCAGACAATGTTAAAAAAACCTGCACCGAAGTCATGAATTATCTTGGAGCCGATTTTATTGCAAAAGAACCTGATAGTAAAGATAATGTTCTTTTTGCACTGGAAAATACCATCTGTCCATGGGGTGCTTCTCAAGCAAAAATGAACCCTATTTTATGCAACCTCACCAAAAAAATATTCTATAATGTAGCTTCAAAAGCGTATAGCAACGTATCGATTAATACAGTTAAAACCATTGGTAATGGGAACTGCTCTTGCTATTTTGAAATTTTAAAAAATTGTTAA
- a CDS encoding methanogen output domain 1-containing protein, producing MQNNQIQHDNNELKDYIIKSLPDNLTVLDTDGTILYVNDLWRIFASNNGLDPDMCSEGTNYLDVCDHAYGKNSEEAYVAANGIRDVITGKKDIFELEYPCHAPDKNRWYLMKVIPLNKRYPTPVLIYHLNITERKLSEIELQKKHEHIYKQNQIRKILTGTIPTLLKESPKDRRKIVVKQMLDMVENCMFHQNTSTLKSQQIDCKSSKFKYEDVNSNNVGYMSCEVMNQLGGDFSLESFDKEGLRFAVKGTGCPWGAEQAKSNPILCNLTKGIISRVITKVYNDAKVETLKTMGNGDKCCYFIIYK from the coding sequence ATGCAAAACAACCAGATACAACATGATAACAACGAATTAAAAGATTATATAATTAAATCCTTGCCCGATAATCTCACAGTCCTAGATACAGATGGAACAATTCTTTATGTAAATGACCTCTGGAGAATTTTTGCATCTAATAACGGGCTTGACCCTGATATGTGTAGTGAAGGAACGAATTATCTGGATGTGTGTGATCATGCATATGGTAAAAATTCTGAAGAAGCTTATGTTGCAGCAAATGGCATAAGAGATGTTATAACAGGTAAAAAAGATATCTTTGAACTGGAATATCCTTGTCATGCACCAGATAAAAACCGATGGTATTTGATGAAAGTGATACCACTAAATAAACGATACCCTACACCAGTACTAATCTACCACTTAAACATTACTGAGAGAAAATTATCGGAAATAGAACTACAAAAAAAACATGAACATATATACAAACAGAACCAGATTCGAAAAATATTAACAGGCACAATTCCCACTCTTTTAAAAGAAAGCCCTAAAGATAGGCGAAAAATTGTGGTTAAACAAATGCTTGACATGGTTGAAAACTGTATGTTCCATCAAAACACCAGTACCCTTAAATCTCAACAGATAGATTGCAAGAGTTCTAAATTCAAATACGAGGATGTAAACAGCAATAATGTTGGATATATGAGTTGTGAAGTAATGAACCAGCTTGGTGGAGATTTTTCATTAGAATCGTTTGATAAAGAAGGGCTTCGGTTTGCTGTAAAAGGTACTGGATGTCCATGGGGTGCAGAACAAGCTAAATCAAATCCAATACTTTGCAATCTAACAAAAGGAATCATATCCAGAGTTATTACAAAAGTTTATAATGATGCAAAGGTAGAAACATTAAAAACAATGGGTAATGGAGATAAATGCTGTTATTTCATCATTTATAAATAA
- a CDS encoding transcription initiation factor IIB has translation MVEVERERYSDTSEREKIREMIKARKEKEKEKEKSSEIESPVNKCPECGSINLEQDYERAELVCSDCGLVVDAELVDEGPEWRAFDSDQQMKRSRVGAPMTYAIHDKGLSTMIDWRNRDSYGQSISSKNRAQLYRLRKWQRRIRIYNAAERNLAFALSELDRMASALGLPRTVRETAAVVYRKAVDKNLIRGRSIEGVAAAALYAACRQCSVPRTLDEIGEVSRVSRIEIGRTYRFISRELSLKLMPTSPIDYVPRFCSGLKLKSEVQSKGVEILRQASEKEITSGRGPTGVAAAAIYIASMLCGERRTQREVADVAGVTEVTIRNRYKELSEELDIEIIQ, from the coding sequence ATGGTTGAAGTTGAAAGAGAGAGGTATTCTGATACCTCCGAACGTGAAAAAATACGTGAAATGATAAAAGCACGTAAGGAAAAAGAAAAGGAAAAGGAAAAATCCTCTGAAATAGAGTCACCTGTTAATAAATGCCCTGAGTGCGGAAGCATTAACCTTGAACAGGATTATGAGCGTGCAGAACTTGTTTGTTCGGATTGTGGACTTGTGGTGGATGCAGAATTAGTTGATGAAGGTCCAGAATGGCGGGCATTTGACTCTGACCAGCAGATGAAACGTTCCAGAGTAGGAGCTCCAATGACTTATGCAATTCATGATAAGGGTCTCTCCACAATGATTGACTGGAGAAACCGTGATTCTTATGGTCAGTCAATTTCATCTAAAAACCGGGCACAATTATACCGGTTAAGAAAGTGGCAGCGTAGAATTCGTATATATAATGCTGCTGAAAGGAATCTGGCTTTTGCATTATCAGAACTGGACCGTATGGCATCTGCACTTGGTTTACCAAGAACTGTACGTGAGACAGCAGCAGTAGTCTACCGGAAAGCAGTGGATAAGAATTTGATACGTGGAAGAAGTATCGAAGGAGTTGCTGCAGCAGCGCTTTATGCTGCATGCCGTCAGTGCAGTGTACCAAGAACACTTGATGAAATCGGTGAAGTGTCAAGAGTTAGCAGGATAGAAATCGGAAGAACCTATCGTTTCATCTCAAGAGAACTTTCGTTAAAACTCATGCCTACCTCACCTATCGATTATGTGCCAAGATTTTGTTCAGGTCTCAAATTGAAGAGCGAAGTCCAGTCTAAAGGTGTTGAAATCCTGAGACAGGCATCAGAAAAGGAAATTACAAGTGGACGCGGTCCAACAGGTGTTGCAGCTGCTGCAATCTATATTGCGTCTATGTTGTGTGGGGAAAGAAGAACCCAGCGAGAAGTTGCGGATGTGGCAGGTGTAACAGAAGTAACTATACGTAACAGGTATAAAGAACTGTCCGAAGAACTGGATATTGAAATAATCCAGTAA